The genomic interval AGGCGGACAAGTGAAATACGACGCCAAGCTCAAGCAACGGCTGGAAGACGCCAAATTGCGAGCTGCCGATGCCGCAAAGTCCGGTCTCTCGAAAGTCATGGCAGACGAATTCGGGGAAAACGCCCTGGCCAATCCCGCCAACGTTGCAAAGTCGCTGCGAGCACTCGCCGCCGCGCTCAAATGAATCGTGGTTCCCTCTCGTGTGACGCGTGTTTTGGCCATTTTGGAGTGAACCATGCTCGGTTACCGACAAGATCGTGAAGATTGGGACTACTTGCGGGCAAACGCGAAGGCATTCCCCGCGAACTGCTGTGCCACCGGCGAGATCCCCGACGACTTCCATCCGCAATTGCGAACGAAGAACCAGAAACAGACCAATTCGTGCGTTGGCCACGGTCGATCGACGATGTTCGCTCACCTGAATTGGCTCATCACCGGCGAAGAGGTCGATTATTCCGCCTGGTACGCGTATCTGGCCGCCCAGCGTGCCTGCAACATGTTTGGTGTTGATGAAGGGGCAACCTTGGCGGGTGCGATGGCCAGCGGTGGCTGTTGTCGCGAAGACACGCTCCGCTTCCCTGGCTATTACACGACGTCCATGCCAGCGGCAGCCGTCACCGAGGCCAAAGAACACCCGATTCTTCAGTTCAGTGAATTGCGTGGCTACGACGCGATATGGCGATACACGTCGACGCACCAAGGGCCGGTCCTAATCGGCACCGAATGGTACGAAGGCCACGCTCGACTTGGGAAAGACGGGTTGGAATCCAAGGCGAGCTGCTTGCGCGGATCGAGCCTCGGTTATCACTGCCGCTGCATCATCGGTTGGTCACCGCGACGCGATAGCCTCGGCCGTCGCTGGCTCCGATGCAAGAACTCCCACAGCACTGAATGGGGCAATCAGGGCGAATCGGAAATCGAACCGGCCCTGGTCGACGAATGGGCCAACGATCGATTTGCAGCGTTCTTCGGTGCCAGCGAATCGCGGCCGTTCGAGCCCCGTCCCGTGAACTGGCTCAATCATCAGTGGATTCCCGTCTGATCGTTTCACGGGATTGTCAAATCGTCTCACAAGGAAGCGAGAGATCATGTCGAAATCGTATCCCGTGCCAGGCCTCGGCCTGTTGTTCGTCATCGGCCTTAGTTTGCTCATTGCATCGTGCGCTCCGTCACCGGCCTTTCCGTCGCCGCCCAAAGAACAGAAGCGGTGCGTCGTACTCGTGGGGGCAACTTGGTGCGTTCCCTGCAACACGGTCAAGGACAACGTGGTGCCAGAGCTGGTGAAGCTTGGCCTCAGTGTCGCGGACGCCAACAAACGATCCGCCGTCGACATTCACCTGGCCGACTATGACCACGATCAGGGGATTCTGAAGGAATGGGGCATCACAGCCGATCAAGTACCGATGCTCGTTGCGTTTGAATCTGGAAAGCAAGTCGATCAACGATGTGGCAGCCTGGGCGTCAACGATTTCCTTGCGTTGCTCGGTCGCACGGACTTGGGCAAACCTGCAAAGCCGGTCGACCCTCCCAAGCCAATCGTGCCAGCGGAACCGGTGGCCACCATCGTCAAGCCTGACGAGGCGGTACCAGCGGCGACGAGCACGTGGGATCAAATCACCGAGTTCATTGGCACTGACACCGCGACGGTCACGATTACGGTGCCGAATGGTCGCAAGATCAAGATTCCCGACGCCAGGGCGGTCGTCACGTTTCCGCTGACACTGACCGCTCACGTCAAGGTCGTCGGCGATTCGCTACAGATCGATTTCGACAAGCCGTTGCTGAAAGCCGAAGCCACACGCTTGGGAATCCGCCTGGGGACCGAGATTCCCTCGGCGAATCTGACCAAGGACAGGTTCACGGCGCAAACCGCCTTGGGACTTCCGTTCATCTGGCAATTGAAAACGCATCCATTCGGTTGCGATGAAATTGAAGGATCAAATTCCAGTTGCTATTGATTGGCTGAAGCGCTCGAACAACATGATTCTCGGAGACCCTGTTAGTTCGTCGGAAATATCATCGTTTTATGTCGCTCATTTGAGGAAGCAACATTCCCGCCATCGCTTGTTCCCATGCTAAACATGATTCGATCCCGGGCTCCCCAACTTGCGAAAATGATGTGTCCCAGAAGACTCTCACAGAATGAGGAAAGCCTCCGAGAAATCACTCAGAGGCTTTTCTCATTAGCCCGCCTCGAACTTTTGATTTGCCAAGAAACGAACGAAGAGCGTTCGATCACCACGTCACGAACTGTTGGTTAATCAGTTGCGATCTCTGGTGCAAGCTTGGCATCACTTGACTTCTATGAACTTTTTCCCATTACATACATTACACGTAATGTTATAGGTTCCGTGATTACAGCATGGACTATATGTCATCGTATCGTCAGGGGTGGTGTTAGGTCCTTCGCCGGGACACCAAACAACTTTTGTTCCCCTACAACGGTTACACGTTCCTATCCGAAACGGCGCGTCATATCCAGTTCCATCGCAAATCTTGCATTTGATTGTCCCAGATCCTGCACACGTTGTACATTTTCGGTTCAATAATCCAGTGCCCTTGCAATTGAGACAAAGCTGTTTAGTTATAGTGTTTGTGGCTTCCGACACCTTTGCTTTTGCTTCAGCAGCTTCATTCCGAGCCTTTTCGAGATCGTCTTGCAACACTTTTATTTGTGCATTTAAATCTCCACTATCCGGCTTGCTCGTTCCTTTCGAGCAGCCGCACGATAACGTTAGCATAATCAACTGGATGGTAGCCATTCTTCGATGCATCTGTTTCACTCCTGCAATTGCGGCACTACATTCAGAACGCTAGAACACGCTCCTCGGATCAAAAAGACGACAAGTTGATCCAACATTCGGTCAATTCTTTCTGGATCTCGCATTTCTGCTTTTTCTCAATTTCTCGATCGCTTTATGTGGCAGGGCCTGCTGTTCTGAACATTAGGCATAGCCGATTCCGCAGTGCGCATCAATTCTCAATAGTGTGACGACGCTCCTAACCTCGTCAGACTGGATCGGTCTAATATTCGTTATTGAACTATGATCAGGATGTATCGAGAATGCAAAGTACAGGATTCGAGCCGGTGAGTCCTAGTCTAAAAGCGCGTTGTTGTGCTGCCGTTGGCATCGACCAGAATTCGGAACGTGCCGCGGTGATCGAGCGGGCCGCGTCGATCGCTGATGCCTGGTACGAATCCCACCCAATGCCGATGGGCTGTGCCAAGGCTGCTGAACGCCATCACAAGGCGTGCAGCTCACATGTCAGCAGCGAAATCCGGCTGGGCTGTGGTGTGATCACCTGGCTGACGATCGTCAGCTGCTTGTTCTCGATCTGTTACACAGTCTGGAGCTGGCGACGCGAGGTTGAAAATGATCGATAATCAGCGAGAGGAACAAAAACCGAAAGGCGGCTATCCGAAGATAGCCGCCCCGTTTAACGGCGAGGGCGGGATTCGAACCCGCGGTACACCGAGGTGTACGCCAGCTTATCAGGCCGGCACGATAAACCACTCTGACACCTCCGCAGTCACTTTTGTAAGAGAAATGACTGCGGAGAGGCCACAGCGGAATTTTACCATCGAATACGCAGAAAGTCGAGACGGAATTGTATAAATTCGGTTCTTGCGCAGCTGGACTGCATCTGGTGAAGGGATTCACCAATGCTCAATCGCTTGCGCTCGTTCGCCGCCAATAGTTTTGCGTCATTCGCCCGAGGTATGGGTTACACCGAATCCATCATGGCCGCCCGGGTGCCTGGCGTGCCGAACACGCAGTCCCGAGTGGCGGTCAATGAACAGACCGCCCTTCGGTACGCGGCCGTCTACGCCTGCATTCGCTGCATCAGCGAGACCAAAGGCTCGTTGCCGATGGAAGTCATCGAGACTTCGAAATCCGGCAAGGAAACCGTCACGAAGCTGCATCCCGTCGCGCAGCTCTTGCAGTACGAACCGTACGAAGACATGACGCCGATGGTCTGGTCCGAGACTCGCCAGGCCGACGTTCTGACCGGCGGGAACGGCTATTGCGAAATTGTCTTCGACAACGACGGCATGCCGATCGGCTTGATCCCTCGGCACTGGTCGCTCGTGACGCCACGACGTGATGCCAATGGGCGTTTGGTTTACGACGTCCGCCAGTCCGCTGGAAGCTCCAGTATCCGCACGCTCGATCGATCGCAGATGCTCCACGTGCCCGGCTTCGGCAACGGGATCTTGGGTTGGTCCCCGATTCGATTGCTCGCCGAGTCCATCGGTATCGGCCTGGCACAAGACAAGTTTGCGGCCGCCTACTTCGGCAATTCCGCGAAACCTTCGCTCGTCCTGCAGTCCCCTGGAGCGTTAAGTGATGAAGTGTTCGGCAGGCTGAAGGCCGAAATCGACACGCAATATTCCGGCGACAACGCCCATAAGGCCATGTTGCTCGAAGGCGTGGAAGCCAAGCCGCTTTTGATCCCCGCGAACGAGGCCCAGCTCCTCGAATCCCGCGAGTTCCAGGAAGAGGTCATTTGCCGAATCTTCCGCTTGCCGCCTCACATGATCGGCCTCTTACGACGGGCGACGTTCAGCAACATCGAAGCTCAGGACCTGAGCTACGAAAAGCATACGATGCGGCCCTGGCTGATCAGGGACGAGCAAGAGATGAATCGAAAACTGTTCCTGCGAAAGGAACGCGGCCGTTTTCACATTCGTCACAACGTCGACGATTTACTTCGGGCCGACATCAAGACGCGGTACGACGCGTACAAGACGGCAATTCTCGGCGGGTTCAAAACCAGGAACGAAGTGCGTGCGACTGAGCACTTGCCCTCAATGCCAGGTTGTGACGAACTGCTGTTGCCAGAAGCTATCTTCGGCAAGAGCAAGGGTAAGCAGAACTCCGGCGACGATCAGAAGTCCGCACGAACACGCCGCAAAACCGATCCTCGCTTGAAAGCGTTGATGTGTCAGACCGTCGCGGGCCTGATCGCTCGCGAAGCCACGCATGCCGAGCGCGCGGCCAGCAAGCCAGAACAGTTCCGCGAAGCGGTGAACTCTCTCTATGCGAAACACGTGGAGCTGCTTTCCGAAAAGCTGTCATGCGTCAAGGACACACAGCCCGCACTGCGATCGGCGAAAGCCCATCGCGACGAGCTGCTCGCCCTGGCGGGTTCACCGGCATTGGCTGCCGACGTCGCATCGCTCACGGCGACGTGGTCGACCGAAACCGAATCGATTGCCAAGGCCCTCTTGGCTTAATCCCTCTTTCTGGAACGCAACATGGCTCCGACGATGCCTCAGCAACTTGAACGACGTCGCTTTAACCTGCCCGTCGAAATCCGCTCCGATGGTGATAAGACGCCGGGCAAGATCAGCGGTTATTCAGCTCGCTATTTTGATCCCAGCGACCCGAACACGCAGTACAAGCTCTGGGAGGATTGTTTCGAACGCATCCAACCCGGTGCCTTCGATTCCGCGATCAGCCGCGGCGACGACGTGCGTTGTTTGTTCAACCACAATCCGGATCTGATCCTTGGCCGGACCACGTCCGGTACTTGCACCATCCGCGTCGACGCGAAGGGGCTTTGGTTCGAAGCGGATCTTCCGAACAGTCCTGCCGGACTCACGGTTGCCGAGGCCATCAATCGCAAGGACGTCACAGGGTGTTCATTCTCTTTCGACGTCATCGCTGCCACCTGGCAAGAGGAAATCGTCGAAGGTGAATCGATCTGGTACCGGATCATCACCGACGTGCGGCTGTACGACGTCGGTCCCGTGACGTTTCCCGCGTACGGTGCCACGGACTGCGATATGGCCAGCGCCCGCAGCTCACTCGATCGATTCCGATCCTCTCGCCCGATCCCGCACAGCGTGCGTAGCCGCCGTNNNNNNNNNNNNNNNNNNNNNNNNNNNNNNNNNNNNNNNNNNNNNNNNNNNNNNNNNNNNNNNNNNNNNNNNNNNNNNNNNNNNNNNNNNNNNNNNNNNNNNNNNNNNNNNNNNNNNNNNNNNNNNNNNNNNNNNNNNNNNNNNNNNNNNNNNNNNNNNNNNNNNNNNNNNNNNNNNNNNNNNNNNNNNNNNNNNNNNNNNNNNNNNNNNNNNNNNNNNNNNNNNNNNNNNNNNNNNNNNNNNNNNNNNNNNNNNNNNNNNNNNNNNNNNNNNNNNNNNNNNNNNNNNNNNNNNNNNNNNNNNNNNNNNNNNNNNNNNNNNNNNNNNNNNNNNNNNNNNNNNNNNNNNNNNNNNNNNNNNNNNNNNNNNNNNNNNNNNNNNNNNNNNNNNNNNNNNNNNNNNNNNNNNNNNNNNNNNNNNNNNNNNNNNNNNNNNNNNNNNNNNNNNNNNNNNNNNNNNNNNNNNNNNNNNNNNNNNNNNNNNNNNNNNNNNNNAGCCTTCGACAAAGGTGATCCACGCTCCAAAATGGGCGGATCGGAAAGCCGTGTCTTCGATACGACCGCCGGGGTGGGTGGTATCCCCACAATCCTCGATACGGGCCGCTTCATCGACTCGCTGAAGGCCTTGCCAATCCTGGCTCAGCTCGGGGCAACGTTCCTCGGTGACCTGGTGGGGGGACTCGC from Schlesneria paludicola DSM 18645 carries:
- a CDS encoding C1 family peptidase, with protein sequence MLGYRQDREDWDYLRANAKAFPANCCATGEIPDDFHPQLRTKNQKQTNSCVGHGRSTMFAHLNWLITGEEVDYSAWYAYLAAQRACNMFGVDEGATLAGAMASGGCCREDTLRFPGYYTTSMPAAAVTEAKEHPILQFSELRGYDAIWRYTSTHQGPVLIGTEWYEGHARLGKDGLESKASCLRGSSLGYHCRCIIGWSPRRDSLGRRWLRCKNSHSTEWGNQGESEIEPALVDEWANDRFAAFFGASESRPFEPRPVNWLNHQWIPV
- a CDS encoding thioredoxin family protein; amino-acid sequence: MSKSYPVPGLGLLFVIGLSLLIASCAPSPAFPSPPKEQKRCVVLVGATWCVPCNTVKDNVVPELVKLGLSVADANKRSAVDIHLADYDHDQGILKEWGITADQVPMLVAFESGKQVDQRCGSLGVNDFLALLGRTDLGKPAKPVDPPKPIVPAEPVATIVKPDEAVPAATSTWDQITEFIGTDTATVTITVPNGRKIKIPDARAVVTFPLTLTAHVKVVGDSLQIDFDKPLLKAEATRLGIRLGTEIPSANLTKDRFTAQTALGLPFIWQLKTHPFGCDEIEGSNSSCY
- a CDS encoding phage portal protein yields the protein MLNRLRSFAANSFASFARGMGYTESIMAARVPGVPNTQSRVAVNEQTALRYAAVYACIRCISETKGSLPMEVIETSKSGKETVTKLHPVAQLLQYEPYEDMTPMVWSETRQADVLTGGNGYCEIVFDNDGMPIGLIPRHWSLVTPRRDANGRLVYDVRQSAGSSSIRTLDRSQMLHVPGFGNGILGWSPIRLLAESIGIGLAQDKFAAAYFGNSAKPSLVLQSPGALSDEVFGRLKAEIDTQYSGDNAHKAMLLEGVEAKPLLIPANEAQLLESREFQEEVICRIFRLPPHMIGLLRRATFSNIEAQDLSYEKHTMRPWLIRDEQEMNRKLFLRKERGRFHIRHNVDDLLRADIKTRYDAYKTAILGGFKTRNEVRATEHLPSMPGCDELLLPEAIFGKSKGKQNSGDDQKSARTRRKTDPRLKALMCQTVAGLIAREATHAERAASKPEQFREAVNSLYAKHVELLSEKLSCVKDTQPALRSAKAHRDELLALAGSPALAADVASLTATWSTETESIAKALLA
- a CDS encoding HK97 family phage prohead protease; the encoded protein is MAPTMPQQLERRRFNLPVEIRSDGDKTPGKISGYSARYFDPSDPNTQYKLWEDCFERIQPGAFDSAISRGDDVRCLFNHNPDLILGRTTSGTCTIRVDAKGLWFEADLPNSPAGLTVAEAINRKDVTGCSFSFDVIAATWQEEIVEGESIWYRIITDVRLYDVGPVTFPAYGATDCDMASARSSLDRFRSSRPIPHSVRSRR